One stretch of Trichomycterus rosablanca isolate fTriRos1 chromosome 3, fTriRos1.hap1, whole genome shotgun sequence DNA includes these proteins:
- the LOC134310695 gene encoding uncharacterized protein LOC134310695 has product MYSGSEEGLSPEESEVPFISCHLKDCGITDVALKLPALREAFSTLLTSIHLQNVLFVSGKELVMHLAALNKQDVLEVQLSYEALIRFLKEAANQSSVQLEMFEVQLHLNLLDVLYELLLFGWFSNDSAPEFMDGGFLDRLFKHIMSWDVEIWQPAAQRCFTVLQEQLTEFLQAVFSQPLALYEDPEGLAHVVLDLLKLHVQQMLKTLRKF; this is encoded by the exons ATGTACAGT GGCAGTGAGGAGGGTCTTTCTCCTGAGGAGAGTGAGGTGCCCTTTATCAG CTGCCACCTCAAAGACTGTGGAATAACAGACGTCGCCCTGAAGCTGCCTGCACTCCGTGAGGCCTTCTCT ACCCTGTTAACCAGCATCCATCTCCAAAACGTATTATTTGTAAGCGGCAAAGAGCTTGTTATGCACCTAGCAGCTCTAAACAAGCAG GATGTGCTGGAGGTGCAGCTTTCATATGAGGCTCTGATTCGCTTCCTAAAAgaagcagccaatcagagctcAGTTCAGTTGGAGATGTTCGAGGTTCAG CTGCACCTAAACTTACTTGATGTGCTGTATGAACTCCTCCTCTTCGGGTGGTTCAGTAACGACTCTGCACCTGAGTTT ATGGATGGAGGATTCCTAGATAGACTTTTCAAGCACATCATGAGCTGGGACGTCGAGATCTGGCAACCTGCAGCTCAGCGGTGCTTCACGGTTCTTCAA GAGCAGCTGACCGAATTCCTTCAAGCGGTTTTCTCACAGCCACTAGCACTTTATGAAGATCCTGAAGGCTTGGCTCATGTGGTGCTGGACCTCCTCAAGCTGCACGTCCAGCAGATGCTGAAGACCTTGAGGAAATTCTGA